One window from the genome of Candidatus Trichorickettsia mobilis encodes:
- a CDS encoding recombinase family protein: MNDILVITELSRMSRSLSHLLEIVEELKNRRVDLRSLRENIDTSSATGRAFLSIMGAVSQMELEIKAERAEAGRAAAKARGKSGGRPRTDPDKLEQARILYQNSDKSSTEICKIFGFSRRTLFTYMQKIKS, encoded by the coding sequence ATTAATGATATATTAGTAATTACAGAACTTAGTCGGATGTCAAGATCACTATCGCATCTCCTAGAAATTGTAGAGGAATTGAAAAATCGCCGTGTAGATTTAAGATCATTACGCGAAAATATTGATACATCATCAGCTACAGGCCGAGCTTTTCTTTCAATTATGGGAGCAGTATCGCAGATGGAACTGGAGATTAAAGCTGAACGTGCAGAAGCAGGACGAGCTGCAGCTAAAGCTAGAGGAAAATCCGGTGGTCGTCCTAGAACTGATCCTGATAAACTGGAACAAGCAAGAATTCTTTATCAAAATTCTGACAAATCTTCCACTGAAATATGTAAGATATTTGGTTTTTCGCGAAGAACATTGTTTACTTATATGCAAAAAATTAAAAGCTAA
- a CDS encoding ABC transporter ATP-binding protein: protein MNNNRFNLIFEIISPFIPYILGITFCTILSSIDTSLRPYLIKIILDKVSVLSSNSDIVFKQVITCLSVYTIISVLMVANHRLYDFCELKMMPVLKQRIIEKCMYCLIEQSHTFFLNNSSGVLNKKVIDITIGIRNVISIFITQFFGNIITLLIAIFTFSQVDYILSYILMTWGMLYMIISIRFSRKTEKLSRIFAEKESVVMGNIIDILSNISIVRLFNGNAYEKNNIALWTNASVGAEQKMNWDFLKLWLIQGLSFVAMQSVCFGILIIKKKQNLVSVGDFALVFTINNFIFSIISSISRNFLQFGEELGKIKHGIENIVDNNQHVKESYIPLKISKGEICFRNVGFKYLKNQILFDNSSVIIPSGQKVGVVGYSGSGKTTFINIILRLFEIQKGEVFIDQQNISKVTKESLYKAIGVISQDPILFNRSIMDNIKYGNLDATEDEVIIAAKKAYAHEFIIETQYGYQSLIGERGIKLSGGQKQRLAIARAILKNAPIFLLDEATSAVDSITEKKIQNSLHAFMKNKTVVVIAHRISTLLEMERILVFDKGKIVQDGKHEFLLTQQGIYRDLWNSQINGFIIDK, encoded by the coding sequence GTGAATAATAATAGGTTTAATTTAATATTTGAAATAATTTCGCCATTCATTCCTTATATTTTAGGAATTACCTTTTGTACTATTCTATCTTCAATAGACACTTCTCTCCGTCCTTATTTAATAAAGATTATTTTAGATAAAGTTAGTGTTCTTAGCTCTAATTCAGATATCGTATTTAAGCAAGTAATTACTTGTTTAAGTGTCTATACTATAATCTCTGTACTTATGGTAGCTAATCATCGTCTATATGATTTTTGTGAACTTAAAATGATGCCAGTACTTAAGCAAAGAATTATAGAGAAGTGCATGTATTGCTTAATTGAGCAGTCTCACACTTTTTTTCTTAACAATTCTTCTGGAGTCTTAAATAAAAAAGTTATTGATATCACCATAGGAATAAGAAATGTTATTTCTATCTTCATCACTCAATTCTTTGGTAATATAATAACTCTACTAATAGCAATATTTACGTTTTCTCAAGTAGATTACATCCTAAGTTATATTTTAATGACCTGGGGCATGTTATATATGATAATATCTATTAGATTCAGCAGAAAAACCGAAAAATTATCGAGAATCTTTGCAGAGAAAGAAAGCGTTGTGATGGGAAATATAATTGATATATTGTCAAACATCTCCATTGTTAGGCTCTTTAATGGTAACGCTTATGAGAAAAATAATATAGCTCTTTGGACTAATGCTAGTGTTGGTGCAGAGCAAAAAATGAATTGGGATTTTCTTAAATTATGGCTAATTCAAGGATTATCATTTGTTGCTATGCAATCAGTATGTTTTGGAATTTTAATTATCAAAAAAAAACAAAATCTAGTTTCAGTTGGAGATTTTGCTTTGGTATTTACTATTAATAATTTTATTTTCAGTATTATATCTAGTATTTCAAGAAATTTTTTACAATTCGGAGAAGAGCTAGGCAAAATAAAGCATGGTATAGAAAATATAGTTGATAATAATCAACACGTTAAAGAATCATATATTCCTCTAAAAATTAGCAAAGGCGAAATATGTTTTAGAAATGTAGGATTCAAATATTTAAAAAATCAAATATTATTTGATAACAGTTCTGTTATTATCCCCAGTGGTCAAAAGGTAGGAGTAGTAGGATATTCAGGTAGCGGTAAAACAACTTTTATTAACATTATTCTAAGATTATTTGAAATTCAGAAGGGAGAGGTTTTTATTGATCAACAAAATATCTCAAAAGTAACTAAAGAATCTCTATATAAGGCTATAGGGGTAATCTCACAAGATCCAATATTATTTAATCGTAGTATAATGGATAATATAAAATATGGTAATCTAGATGCTACTGAAGATGAAGTAATAATAGCGGCAAAAAAAGCTTATGCTCATGAATTTATTATTGAAACACAATATGGTTATCAATCATTAATTGGAGAGCGTGGAATCAAGCTTTCCGGCGGCCAAAAACAGAGACTTGCTATCGCAAGAGCTATACTAAAAAATGCTCCTATTTTTTTATTAGATGAAGCAACTTCAGCAGTTGACTCAATCACAGAAAAAAAGATTCAAAATAGTTTACATGCATTTATGAAGAATAAAACTGTTGTTGTTATAGCACATCGTATATCTACCTTACTAGAAATGGAACGAATTTTAGTTTTTGATAAAGGTAAGATTGTTCAAGATGGTAAACATGAATTTCTACTAACTCAACAAGGAATATATAGAGATTTATGGAACTCTCAAATAAATGGCTTTATTATCGATAAATAA
- a CDS encoding sister chromatid cohesion protein PDS5: MNVDTLRLLGKIAKDIKLPQAYEAYEIVIDPLVNLLTKTQQEDLLKDGVWTLGYVLENIKEDKNRVSKIIYSLIEGLSSSDWYTRANSCWILGHIAENIVYPEIFSILAQAITSLMSALRDNESKVRDNAAEVLGHMASNADEKFIIDLIQVIEPLIEVLKDKDWKVRDNAIWSLGQIANKATPEILQQNLVKAIIPLTHLLNDEYCKVRSHAVDTINIIIKNIDDPKVVKNVIECLASF; the protein is encoded by the coding sequence ATGAATGTGGATACGTTACGCCTTTTAGGCAAAATAGCTAAAGATATTAAATTACCTCAGGCATATGAGGCATATGAAATAGTTATTGATCCTCTGGTAAATCTACTAACAAAAACTCAGCAGGAAGACTTATTAAAGGATGGTGTTTGGACATTAGGTTATGTTCTGGAAAATATCAAAGAAGATAAAAATAGAGTAAGTAAGATTATTTATTCTTTAATTGAAGGATTATCAAGTAGTGATTGGTACACTAGAGCTAATTCTTGCTGGATTTTAGGTCACATTGCTGAAAATATAGTTTATCCCGAAATTTTTTCTATCTTAGCACAAGCAATTACCTCTTTAATGTCAGCTTTAAGAGATAATGAGTCTAAAGTTAGAGATAATGCCGCAGAGGTATTGGGCCATATGGCAAGTAATGCTGATGAAAAATTTATAATAGATTTAATACAAGTAATAGAACCTTTGATTGAAGTACTTAAAGACAAAGATTGGAAGGTGAGAGATAATGCTATCTGGTCTTTAGGTCAGATAGCCAATAAGGCAACTCCTGAAATATTGCAACAAAATTTGGTTAAAGCTATAATTCCGCTTACTCATCTTTTAAATGATGAGTATTGTAAGGTTCGTAGTCATGCTGTAGATACGATAAATATTATAATAAAAAATATAGATGACCCTAAAGTTGTTAAAAATGTTATAGAGTGCCTTGCATCTTTTTAA
- a CDS encoding MbtH family protein yields the protein MSEEKKYLCLINEEEQYSLWFENKHIPLGWKQVGPVGNKEDCLQYIKEAWQDMRPKSLRDKMESKRD from the coding sequence ATGAGTGAAGAAAAAAAATATTTATGTCTAATCAATGAAGAAGAACAGTACTCTTTGTGGTTTGAAAATAAACATATACCTCTAGGATGGAAACAAGTAGGTCCAGTCGGAAACAAAGAAGATTGTTTACAATATATTAAAGAAGCGTGGCAAGATATGAGGCCTAAAAGTCTTAGAGATAAAATGGAGAGTAAACGTGATTGA